One segment of Mycolicibacterium neworleansense DNA contains the following:
- the pyrH gene encoding UMP kinase, which yields MADPNVAGEGAAPIRPFYTRVLLKLGGEMFGGGQVGLDPDVVHQVARQIAAVVRSGVQVAVVIGGGNFFRGAQLQQRGMERTRSDYMGMLGTVMNSLALQDFLQKEGIDTRVQTAITMGQVAEPYIPLRAVRHLEKGRVVIFGAGMGLPYFSTDTTAAQRALEIGADVVLMAKAVDGVYTADPREDPNAELLTEVSHREVIDRGLRVADATAFSLCMDNRMPMLVFNLLTEGNIARAVAGEKIGTLVTT from the coding sequence ATGGCGGATCCGAATGTCGCCGGCGAGGGCGCAGCACCCATTCGTCCCTTCTATACGAGGGTTCTGCTCAAGCTTGGCGGAGAGATGTTCGGCGGCGGCCAGGTCGGCCTCGACCCCGACGTCGTCCATCAGGTAGCCCGCCAGATCGCCGCGGTGGTGCGCAGCGGCGTCCAGGTCGCGGTCGTCATCGGCGGTGGCAACTTCTTCCGCGGCGCCCAACTGCAGCAGCGCGGCATGGAACGCACGCGCAGCGATTACATGGGCATGCTGGGAACCGTGATGAACAGCCTTGCGCTGCAGGACTTCCTGCAGAAAGAGGGCATCGACACCCGCGTGCAGACCGCCATCACCATGGGGCAGGTCGCCGAGCCCTACATCCCGCTGCGGGCCGTGCGGCACCTGGAAAAGGGCCGCGTCGTCATCTTCGGTGCCGGCATGGGACTTCCGTACTTCTCCACCGACACGACCGCTGCGCAGCGGGCTCTCGAAATCGGGGCCGATGTGGTGCTGATGGCCAAGGCCGTCGACGGCGTCTACACCGCCGACCCGCGCGAGGATCCGAACGCCGAGCTGCTCACCGAGGTCAGCCATCGCGAGGTCATCGATCGCGGCCTACGGGTCGCCGATGCCACCGCCTTCAGTTTGTGTATGGACAACCGGATGCCGATGCTGGTGTTCAACCTGCTCACCGAAGGCAATATCGCCCGCGCGGTGGCGGGTGAGAAGATCGGAACACTGGTCACCACCTAA
- a CDS encoding phosphatidate cytidylyltransferase, whose product MTNAPVGEPQKKQSRAGRNLPAAIAVGVILGAMAIGTLLFAPMWWLPLLAVAIAIATHEVIRRLREHGYALPVIPLLLGGQAMIWLTWPYGAVGLLGAYGGTIVVCMVWRLVGQGLDQQPVNYLRDIAATILLATWVPLFAAFTALLIFADHGGARVFTIIVTVVFADIGGYVAGVLFGKHLLAPAISPKKSWEGLGGSLLFGIAAAVVSVAFLLDKPAWVGVPLGLLLVITGVLGDLVESQIKRDLGIKDMGTLLPGHGGIMDRIDAMLPSAVVGWIVLTLLA is encoded by the coding sequence GTGACAAACGCACCGGTCGGAGAACCGCAGAAAAAACAGTCCCGGGCCGGCCGTAACCTCCCGGCCGCCATCGCCGTCGGCGTCATCCTCGGCGCCATGGCGATCGGGACCCTCCTGTTCGCGCCGATGTGGTGGCTTCCGTTGCTCGCGGTGGCCATCGCCATCGCCACCCACGAGGTGATCCGGCGGCTGCGCGAACACGGGTACGCATTGCCGGTCATCCCGCTGCTGCTCGGTGGTCAGGCGATGATCTGGCTGACCTGGCCGTACGGAGCCGTGGGTCTGCTGGGCGCCTACGGCGGGACGATCGTCGTCTGCATGGTGTGGCGTCTGGTCGGACAGGGCCTGGACCAGCAACCGGTCAACTATCTACGCGATATCGCCGCCACGATCCTGCTCGCCACGTGGGTGCCGTTGTTCGCGGCCTTCACCGCGTTGCTCATCTTCGCCGACCACGGCGGCGCCCGGGTCTTCACCATCATCGTGACCGTCGTTTTCGCCGACATCGGCGGTTATGTCGCGGGCGTCCTGTTCGGCAAGCACCTGCTGGCGCCGGCGATCAGCCCCAAGAAGTCCTGGGAGGGGCTCGGCGGCTCGCTGCTGTTCGGGATCGCCGCCGCCGTTGTGTCGGTGGCGTTTCTCCTGGACAAACCCGCCTGGGTGGGTGTGCCGCTGGGGCTGCTGCTGGTCATCACCGGCGTGCTGGGCGACCTGGTCGAATCGCAGATCAAGCGTGACCTCGGGATCAAGGACATGGGCACGCTACTGCCCGGCCACGGCGGCATCATGGACCGGATCGACGCGATGCTCCCGTCCGCCGTCGTCGGCTGGATCGTGCTGACGCTGCTGGCGTAG
- a CDS encoding phosphotransferase, whose amino-acid sequence MLTPARRIVPVAGLAAHIGHGVQRIATDAAIGRMRAMPRRIADLDAVYLSRLTGRTVESVSVIGGDAGTSSRARLALTGAGLPESVFVKMPAETAATRMMGELGRLGHTEVRFYQQLAERLSGIPRAYGAAFDALTGRYVLMLEDLASSPCEFPDTLHPLDKDRAAMTVRLLARVHAAFWGRLPARSGSGPLGWLYSASGDHTSLMTGSLLKLSTKRLAETTDIPVAEGRFIDENYRAAAQLLDRPPHTVMHGDAHPGNLFFRNGEAGLLDWQAVRRGHPGRELAYTLVTCMTTADRQAAERDLLDEYRHALAAAGGPSLDHDELWERYRLGAIYAYAAPVITAGLGGMQDEGIAAEGARRGVAALADLETVAILKKLL is encoded by the coding sequence ATGCTCACACCGGCGCGCCGCATCGTCCCTGTCGCCGGTCTCGCCGCCCACATCGGCCACGGGGTGCAACGTATCGCAACCGACGCGGCGATCGGGCGCATGCGCGCAATGCCCCGCCGGATCGCCGATCTCGATGCGGTCTACCTGTCCAGACTGACCGGTCGCACGGTCGAGTCGGTGTCGGTCATCGGCGGCGATGCCGGCACATCGTCACGCGCCAGGCTGGCACTGACCGGCGCCGGGCTGCCCGAATCGGTCTTCGTCAAGATGCCCGCCGAGACCGCGGCCACCCGGATGATGGGTGAGCTGGGCCGGCTGGGACACACCGAGGTTCGCTTCTACCAACAGCTGGCCGAGCGCCTGTCCGGCATTCCGCGGGCCTACGGCGCCGCCTTCGACGCCCTCACCGGCCGGTACGTGCTCATGCTGGAAGACCTCGCATCGAGCCCCTGCGAGTTCCCCGACACCCTGCACCCGCTGGACAAGGACCGCGCCGCCATGACGGTTCGACTGCTGGCCCGGGTACACGCGGCGTTCTGGGGCCGGCTGCCGGCGCGCAGCGGCAGCGGGCCGCTGGGCTGGCTGTACTCGGCGTCGGGCGACCACACCTCGCTGATGACCGGCTCACTGCTCAAGCTGTCGACCAAACGCCTGGCCGAGACCACCGACATCCCGGTGGCCGAAGGCCGGTTCATCGACGAGAACTACCGGGCGGCGGCCCAACTGCTGGACCGCCCGCCGCACACCGTGATGCACGGTGACGCACATCCGGGCAACCTGTTCTTCCGCAACGGCGAGGCCGGCCTGCTCGACTGGCAGGCCGTTCGGCGCGGCCATCCCGGCCGCGAACTGGCGTACACGCTGGTCACCTGCATGACCACGGCCGACCGGCAGGCAGCCGAACGCGACCTGCTCGACGAGTACCGACACGCGCTGGCCGCGGCGGGCGGCCCGTCCCTCGATCACGACGAGCTGTGGGAGCGATATCGCCTCGGCGCGATCTACGCGTACGCCGCACCGGTCATCACCGCCGGCCTCGGCGGAATGCAGGACGAAGGCATCGCCGCCGAAGGCGCCAGGCGGGGTGTGGCAGCCTTGGCGGACCTGGAGACTGTGGCAATACTCAAGAAGTTGCTGTGA
- a CDS encoding DMT family transporter: MGVMPPNPMPMRTATTVTFFYALGYPIGNLAVHALSPMAVLVVRFGLAGLVLGTWAGVARVGFPTGRKLFHVAVAGLLMQAVQFCALYIAIQHGAPAVLCAVVIAMNPVATALLSAMFLRDRLTPRRVVALVLGVAAVLAACATRLVASGGIDPAVGLLLVALLGLAAGGVYQQRFCSDVDFRASTSVQNAVAFIPALALALSTPLEVHDATKAALAVAGVVLLNAILGVSLYVRAINLHGASAVAMLFCVIPAVAGVLSWLMLGERVNVGIAAGLVLGALACWLNASGTRSEHGLRQQRQHDPADDGGREHRVDPVHDAAVAGQ; encoded by the coding sequence ATGGGGGTCATGCCGCCCAATCCGATGCCGATGCGCACGGCGACGACCGTGACGTTCTTCTACGCCCTGGGTTATCCGATCGGGAACCTGGCTGTACACGCCTTGTCGCCGATGGCGGTGTTGGTGGTTCGTTTCGGGCTGGCGGGCCTGGTCCTCGGCACCTGGGCCGGGGTGGCCCGGGTCGGCTTTCCCACGGGCCGCAAGCTGTTTCACGTCGCGGTGGCGGGCCTGCTCATGCAGGCCGTGCAGTTCTGCGCGCTCTACATCGCGATTCAGCATGGAGCTCCGGCAGTGCTGTGTGCGGTTGTCATCGCGATGAATCCGGTTGCGACTGCACTGCTGTCAGCGATGTTCTTGCGTGACCGGTTGACGCCGCGCCGCGTGGTCGCCCTGGTGCTCGGCGTCGCCGCCGTGTTGGCGGCATGCGCAACGCGCCTGGTCGCCTCGGGTGGGATCGACCCTGCGGTCGGGCTCCTGTTGGTCGCGTTGCTCGGCCTGGCGGCCGGCGGGGTTTATCAGCAGCGGTTCTGCTCTGATGTCGACTTCCGGGCTTCGACGTCGGTGCAGAACGCCGTCGCGTTCATACCCGCGTTGGCACTGGCGCTGAGCACACCGCTCGAGGTCCATGACGCGACGAAGGCGGCGCTGGCGGTGGCGGGCGTGGTGTTGCTCAACGCCATCCTCGGGGTGTCGCTCTATGTGCGGGCCATCAATCTGCATGGCGCCTCCGCGGTGGCGATGCTGTTCTGCGTGATCCCGGCTGTCGCGGGAGTCCTGTCCTGGTTGATGCTCGGCGAGCGGGTGAACGTCGGTATCGCCGCCGGACTGGTTCTCGGTGCGCTCGCGTGCTGGCTGAACGCATCAGGCACGCGCAGCGAGCACGGCCTACGCCAGCAGCGTCAGCACGATCCAGCCGACGACGGCGGACGGGAGCATCGCGTCGATCCGGTCCATGATGCCGCCGTGGCCGGGCAGTAG
- the rlmN gene encoding 23S rRNA (adenine(2503)-C(2))-methyltransferase RlmN — protein sequence MKQELVFEAPRRGMPPRHLADLDEDGRSAAVAELGLPKFRAKQLANQYYGRLIADPTQMTDLPAAVRDQVAEALFPTLIDPVKQIQCDAGETRKTLWRAGDGTTFESVLMRYPQRNTVCISSQAGCGMACPFCATGQGGLMRNLSTAEILEQVRAASSAMRSEHDGRLSNIVFMGMGEPLANYNRVLAAVKRIIAPPPNGFGISARSVTVSTVGLAPAIRKLADERLGVTLAVSLHTPDDELRDTLVPVNNRWRVDEVLDAARYYADVTGRRVSIEYALIRDINDQPWRADLLGKKLHAKLGQLVHVNLIPLNPTPGSKWDASPKPVEREFVKRVQAKGVSCTVRDTRGREIAAACGQLAAEG from the coding sequence ATGAAGCAGGAACTGGTCTTCGAAGCCCCACGACGCGGTATGCCGCCGCGTCACCTTGCCGACCTCGACGAGGACGGCCGTTCTGCTGCCGTCGCCGAGCTGGGTCTGCCGAAATTTCGGGCCAAACAGCTGGCCAACCAGTACTACGGCAGGCTGATCGCCGATCCCACGCAGATGACGGATCTGCCCGCGGCCGTGCGCGACCAGGTGGCCGAGGCGCTTTTCCCGACGCTGATCGATCCGGTGAAGCAGATTCAGTGCGATGCGGGGGAGACCCGCAAGACGCTGTGGCGTGCCGGTGACGGCACGACATTCGAGTCCGTGCTGATGCGCTACCCGCAGCGCAACACGGTGTGCATCTCCTCGCAGGCCGGCTGCGGCATGGCCTGCCCGTTCTGCGCGACCGGCCAGGGCGGCCTGATGCGCAACCTGTCCACGGCCGAGATCCTCGAACAGGTCCGGGCGGCGTCGTCGGCCATGCGGTCCGAACACGACGGACGGCTGTCCAACATCGTCTTCATGGGCATGGGCGAGCCGCTGGCCAACTACAACCGGGTTCTGGCGGCTGTCAAGCGCATCATCGCGCCGCCGCCGAACGGTTTCGGGATCAGTGCGCGGTCGGTGACGGTGTCGACGGTCGGTCTGGCCCCGGCCATCCGGAAACTCGCCGACGAACGCCTCGGCGTCACCCTGGCGGTGTCCCTGCACACCCCCGACGACGAACTACGAGACACCCTGGTGCCGGTGAACAACCGGTGGAGGGTCGACGAGGTGCTCGACGCCGCGCGGTACTACGCCGATGTCACCGGCCGGCGGGTGTCCATCGAGTACGCGCTCATCCGCGACATCAACGATCAGCCCTGGCGTGCAGACCTTCTCGGTAAGAAGCTGCACGCCAAACTGGGGCAGCTGGTGCACGTCAACCTGATCCCGCTCAACCCGACTCCGGGCAGTAAATGGGACGCAAGTCCCAAACCGGTCGAGCGCGAGTTCGTCAAACGCGTCCAGGCCAAGGGCGTCTCGTGCACCGTGCGCGATACCCGAGGGCGTGAGATCGCCGCGGCCTGTGGACAGTTGGCCGCCGAGGGCTGA
- a CDS encoding class I SAM-dependent methyltransferase, with amino-acid sequence MTTPSEMSDAMFESAYRGEAPEFAGVRPPWSIGEPQPEIAALIAEGKFHGDVLDAGCGEAATALDLAERGFTTVGLDQSATAIELARAEAAKRGLTNATFEVADISAFTGYDGRFGTIVDSTLFHSMPVELREGYQQSIVRAAAPGASYFVLVFDKGTMGDTGPANPVTEDELREVVGKYWVIDDVRPARIHAHVPAEFANFADFAGADIRDEGNDRKSIGAWLLQAHLG; translated from the coding sequence ATGACCACTCCAAGCGAAATGTCAGATGCAATGTTCGAATCGGCTTACCGCGGTGAGGCTCCCGAGTTCGCCGGGGTGCGCCCGCCGTGGAGCATCGGCGAACCGCAGCCCGAGATCGCGGCACTGATCGCCGAGGGCAAGTTCCATGGCGACGTGCTCGACGCCGGCTGCGGCGAGGCGGCCACGGCGCTGGACCTCGCCGAGCGCGGATTCACCACGGTCGGACTCGACCAGTCGGCCACCGCCATCGAGTTGGCCCGGGCCGAGGCCGCCAAGCGCGGGCTGACCAACGCGACCTTCGAGGTCGCCGACATCAGCGCGTTCACCGGCTACGACGGCCGCTTCGGGACCATCGTCGACAGCACGCTGTTCCACTCCATGCCGGTGGAACTGCGTGAGGGCTACCAGCAGTCGATCGTGCGGGCCGCCGCGCCCGGCGCCTCCTACTTCGTCCTGGTGTTCGACAAGGGGACGATGGGCGACACCGGCCCCGCCAACCCGGTCACCGAGGACGAACTGCGTGAGGTCGTCGGCAAGTACTGGGTGATCGACGACGTCCGGCCGGCTCGCATCCACGCCCACGTACCAGCGGAATTCGCCAACTTTGCCGATTTCGCCGGAGCCGACATCCGTGACGAGGGCAACGACCGCAAGTCGATCGGCGCCTGGTTGCTTCAGGCCCACCTGGGGTAG
- a CDS encoding aldehyde dehydrogenase family protein yields MTQVQSDTGVLAGDERMLIDGELQYTGSGAKFDVIHPATEQVAGQATDGTVADIERAVGAARRAFDETDWSRDVDFRYHCLMQLHDALEAEKERLRRVLVTEVGCPVTVTGSQIEDPIGEVKHWAEHGKNFEYVVDNGVHQTQLGPARRKIAYEPVGVVGAITPWNVPFYLNIAETVPALMAGNTVVLKPAQLTPWSGTELGRIVAEHTDIPAGVFNVVVAGANEVGAALSADPRVDMITFTGSTATGRAILAAGASTVKKTMLELGGKSAHIVLDDADFNSALPIAAMMACVMSGQSCILPSRILLPRSRYDEGIALLKGAMENFPVGDPWTPGIMQGPQISATQREKVLGLIKSGIDSGARLVTGGGVPENLPTGYYTQPTLLADVDPDSQVAQEEIFGPVLTVTPYDSDDEAVAIANNSIYGLSGEVSSGDVDRAFAIARRIRTGNVTINSRSHFGINSPFGGSKQSGLGRRNGEEGFKEYFESKTIGMPE; encoded by the coding sequence ATGACTCAGGTGCAGAGCGACACGGGCGTGCTCGCCGGTGACGAGCGGATGCTCATCGACGGCGAGCTCCAATACACCGGCAGTGGTGCGAAATTCGACGTCATCCATCCCGCCACCGAGCAGGTGGCCGGCCAGGCGACCGACGGCACGGTGGCCGACATCGAGCGCGCCGTGGGCGCCGCGCGCCGCGCTTTCGACGAGACGGACTGGAGCCGCGACGTCGACTTCCGATACCACTGCCTGATGCAGCTGCACGACGCGCTGGAGGCCGAGAAGGAGCGGTTGCGCCGGGTGCTGGTCACCGAGGTCGGCTGTCCGGTCACGGTCACGGGCTCGCAGATCGAGGACCCGATCGGCGAGGTCAAGCACTGGGCCGAGCACGGCAAGAACTTCGAGTACGTCGTCGACAACGGCGTGCACCAAACACAGCTGGGTCCGGCGCGCCGCAAGATCGCCTACGAACCGGTCGGTGTGGTCGGCGCAATCACCCCGTGGAACGTCCCGTTCTACCTGAACATCGCCGAGACGGTGCCGGCGTTGATGGCAGGCAACACCGTGGTGCTCAAGCCCGCGCAGCTCACGCCGTGGTCGGGCACCGAGCTGGGCCGCATCGTCGCCGAGCACACCGACATCCCGGCCGGCGTGTTCAACGTCGTCGTGGCAGGCGCCAACGAGGTCGGTGCCGCGCTGTCGGCCGACCCGCGGGTCGACATGATCACCTTCACCGGTTCGACGGCCACCGGCCGCGCCATCCTGGCCGCCGGTGCCTCAACGGTCAAGAAGACGATGCTCGAGCTGGGCGGCAAGTCCGCCCACATCGTGCTCGACGATGCCGATTTCAACTCGGCACTGCCGATCGCGGCGATGATGGCCTGCGTCATGAGCGGACAGTCGTGCATCCTGCCCAGCCGAATCCTGCTCCCCCGCAGCCGATATGACGAGGGCATCGCGCTTCTCAAGGGCGCGATGGAGAATTTCCCGGTCGGGGACCCGTGGACGCCGGGCATCATGCAGGGCCCGCAGATCAGCGCCACGCAACGCGAGAAAGTGCTCGGCCTGATCAAATCCGGAATCGATTCCGGGGCCCGGTTGGTCACCGGGGGCGGCGTTCCGGAGAACCTGCCCACCGGCTACTACACTCAGCCCACCCTGCTTGCCGACGTCGACCCCGATTCACAGGTCGCGCAAGAGGAGATCTTCGGCCCCGTTCTGACGGTCACGCCCTACGACTCCGACGACGAGGCGGTGGCGATCGCCAACAACTCCATTTACGGCCTGTCCGGGGAGGTTTCGTCCGGTGACGTGGACCGGGCCTTCGCCATCGCGCGACGCATCCGGACCGGCAACGTCACGATCAACAGCCGCAGCCACTTCGGTATCAACAGCCCGTTCGGCGGCTCCAAGCAGAGCGGCCTGGGCCGGCGCAACGGCGAGGAAGGCTTCAAGGAGTACTTCGAGTCCAAGACCATCGGCATGCCCGAGTGA
- a CDS encoding CaiB/BaiF CoA transferase family protein, giving the protein MAGPLEGFRVIELGVWVAAPAAGALLADWGADVIKIEPPSGDPARTFGRMLGLDPDLGVAANPPFEMDNRSKRSIVLDLGTPEGRGSASELLSSADVFLTNVRPAALRRLELDFDAVAARNPRLVYGLITGYGLTGPEADRAAYDVAAFWARAGLADLLTRPGDTPPFQRGGMGDHSAGMTLAAAVCAALLARNRTGKGQLVTTSLYRQGAYTISFDLNTLLMSGEQIAIGRREAMANPCMNNYTAGDGQRFWIVGLQGDRHWPALCRVVDRENWLTEPRFVTARDRYANARELISDLDAIFAAHPMDHWAALFDGEPDFFWSPINSLDDVIADEQFHAAGGIVEVPDGMSTVPMVASPADFSATPWKPRMVAPALGAHTDEILAELRGIRIAER; this is encoded by the coding sequence GTGGCGGGTCCGTTGGAGGGGTTTCGGGTCATCGAGTTGGGTGTCTGGGTTGCCGCACCGGCGGCCGGGGCGCTTTTGGCCGACTGGGGCGCCGACGTCATCAAGATCGAGCCGCCGTCGGGCGACCCGGCGAGAACGTTCGGACGGATGCTCGGACTGGATCCGGACCTGGGCGTGGCGGCCAATCCGCCCTTCGAGATGGACAACCGGTCCAAACGCAGCATCGTGCTCGATCTGGGCACCCCAGAGGGGCGCGGCAGCGCGAGCGAATTACTCTCCAGCGCAGACGTTTTCCTGACCAACGTGCGTCCAGCCGCGTTGCGCCGGCTGGAGTTGGACTTCGACGCCGTCGCGGCACGCAATCCGCGGCTGGTGTACGGGTTGATCACCGGATACGGACTCACCGGACCCGAGGCGGACCGCGCGGCCTACGACGTCGCCGCATTCTGGGCGCGTGCCGGCCTGGCCGATCTGCTCACTCGGCCCGGGGACACCCCACCCTTCCAGCGCGGCGGGATGGGGGACCACTCCGCGGGGATGACGCTGGCGGCCGCGGTGTGTGCCGCGCTCCTGGCCAGAAATCGTACGGGGAAAGGACAGTTGGTGACCACCTCGCTCTACCGCCAGGGCGCCTACACGATCAGCTTCGATCTCAACACGTTGCTGATGAGCGGTGAGCAGATCGCGATCGGCCGGCGTGAGGCGATGGCCAACCCGTGCATGAACAACTACACCGCCGGTGACGGGCAACGGTTCTGGATCGTCGGGCTGCAAGGGGACCGGCACTGGCCCGCGCTGTGCCGGGTGGTGGACCGCGAAAACTGGCTGACTGAACCGCGTTTCGTCACCGCGCGGGACCGATACGCCAACGCCCGCGAGCTGATCAGCGACCTGGACGCCATCTTCGCGGCCCATCCGATGGATCACTGGGCTGCGCTGTTCGACGGCGAACCCGACTTCTTCTGGTCGCCGATCAACAGTTTGGACGATGTCATCGCCGATGAGCAGTTCCATGCCGCAGGTGGCATCGTCGAAGTTCCCGATGGGATGTCGACGGTACCGATGGTGGCCAGTCCGGCCGATTTCTCGGCCACCCCATGGAAACCGCGCATGGTCGCCCCTGCGCTCGGGGCGCACACCGACGAGATCCTGGCGGAGTTGCGGGGGATCAGGATCGCTGAGCGTTGA
- a CDS encoding nuclear transport factor 2 family protein: protein MRDHADISALLYRYARAVDSKDWELYRSVFTEDAHIDYSSAGAVVGGREEVADWFAANFGVIPWTMHYITNIEILDSDGDSATVRAMFYNPMQLPGMAEMSACGGYYHHELVRTPDGWRSRSLREENLWFTNPPG, encoded by the coding sequence GTGAGAGACCATGCCGACATCTCAGCCCTGCTGTACCGGTACGCCCGGGCTGTCGACTCCAAGGACTGGGAGCTGTACCGGTCGGTGTTCACCGAGGATGCCCACATCGACTATTCGTCGGCGGGCGCCGTGGTGGGCGGCCGCGAGGAAGTGGCCGACTGGTTCGCCGCCAACTTCGGGGTGATTCCGTGGACCATGCACTACATCACCAACATCGAGATCCTGGACAGCGATGGGGACAGCGCGACCGTGCGGGCGATGTTCTACAACCCCATGCAGCTACCTGGAATGGCCGAGATGAGCGCATGCGGCGGGTACTACCACCACGAACTGGTGCGCACGCCCGACGGCTGGCGCAGTCGCAGCCTGCGCGAGGAGAATCTCTGGTTCACCAACCCGCCGGGTTAG
- the frr gene encoding ribosome recycling factor, translated as MIDETLFDAEEKMEKAVSVARDDLATIRTGRANPGMFSRINIDYYGAMTPITQLASINVPEARMVVIKPYEASQLKAIEDSIRNSDLGVNPTNDGSIIRIAIPQLTEERRRDLVKQAKSKGEDAKVSIRNIRRKAMEELSRIKKDGEAGEDEVGRAEKDLDKSTHTYTSQIDDLVKHKEGELLEV; from the coding sequence GTGATCGACGAAACTCTCTTCGACGCTGAAGAGAAGATGGAAAAGGCCGTAAGTGTGGCCCGTGACGACCTGGCCACCATTCGGACCGGCCGGGCCAACCCGGGCATGTTCTCCCGTATCAACATCGACTACTACGGGGCGATGACGCCGATCACGCAGTTGGCGAGCATCAACGTCCCCGAGGCGCGCATGGTCGTCATCAAGCCGTACGAGGCCTCGCAGCTCAAGGCGATCGAGGACTCGATCCGCAACTCCGACCTCGGGGTCAACCCGACCAACGACGGCAGCATCATCCGGATCGCAATCCCGCAGCTCACCGAGGAGCGTCGCCGCGACCTGGTCAAGCAGGCCAAGTCCAAGGGCGAGGACGCCAAGGTGTCGATCCGCAACATCCGCCGCAAGGCGATGGAAGAGCTCAGCCGCATCAAGAAGGACGGCGAAGCCGGCGAGGACGAGGTCGGCCGGGCCGAGAAGGACCTCGACAAGTCGACCCACACCTACACCAGCCAGATCGATGACCTGGTCAAGCACAAGGAAGGCGAACTGCTGGAGGTCTAG
- a CDS encoding TetR/AcrR family transcriptional regulator: MNEPVAAQRDASAEDTSTRHRILVATAEVLARSGQTKLSLSEVALQAGVSRPTLYRWFADKQELLDAFGTYEREMFDHGISRATVGLRGTEKLDAALRFIVQYQQSYSGVRLVDIEPEVVIAQLANVIPLMRARLLKLLSGANAPVKAATAIRVAVSHYIVRSDDGDQFLAQLRHAVGIKQPDAS, from the coding sequence GTGAATGAACCTGTAGCCGCACAGCGGGACGCATCAGCAGAAGACACCTCGACGCGCCACCGGATCCTGGTCGCGACGGCCGAGGTGCTGGCCCGAAGTGGCCAGACCAAGCTGAGCCTGTCCGAGGTGGCCCTGCAAGCCGGCGTCTCGCGACCCACGCTCTACCGCTGGTTCGCTGACAAGCAGGAGCTTCTCGACGCGTTCGGTACGTATGAACGCGAGATGTTCGACCACGGCATCAGCCGCGCCACCGTCGGCCTGCGCGGCACCGAGAAGCTCGACGCCGCACTGCGTTTCATCGTGCAGTACCAGCAGTCGTATTCCGGCGTCCGGCTGGTCGACATCGAGCCCGAAGTCGTGATCGCACAACTGGCCAACGTGATCCCGCTGATGCGCGCCCGGCTGCTCAAACTGCTGTCCGGCGCCAACGCCCCGGTCAAGGCCGCCACTGCGATCCGGGTCGCGGTATCTCACTACATCGTGCGAAGCGACGACGGCGATCAGTTCCTGGCGCAACTACGCCACGCCGTCGGTATCAAGCAGCCCGACGCGAGCTGA
- a CDS encoding LysR family transcriptional regulator, producing MGQVLDIAPLRSLVAVADCGGFHRAAAVLHMTQSAVSQHMRRIEAVVGGPVVERSGRGVAFTELGHRVLGHARGILAAHDAALIDLGAAEEQVLLIGATEHGADVMLPALTAALGERLPNWRLRFRLDRNVTLADAIEHGLVDLAVMLDGSGMDPAHASGTLALKWVSGRNFATQPNEPLPVVMFSEPCTLREPTFATLDRCGTDYRIAAESANLSGLFAAVRSGLGVALLPMIGRLPDGLCLAEGLPPASRASVFVRGRAGVDTDVLDTVERTVHDVLAEQA from the coding sequence ATGGGGCAGGTGCTGGACATCGCACCGCTGCGCAGCCTGGTTGCGGTGGCGGACTGTGGCGGGTTTCACCGCGCTGCCGCCGTGTTGCACATGACTCAGTCCGCCGTCAGTCAGCACATGCGGCGCATCGAAGCGGTCGTCGGCGGTCCCGTCGTCGAACGCTCCGGTCGCGGTGTCGCCTTCACCGAGCTGGGGCATCGCGTCCTCGGTCATGCGCGGGGCATCCTCGCCGCGCACGACGCGGCGTTGATCGATCTCGGTGCGGCCGAGGAGCAGGTGCTGTTGATCGGCGCCACCGAACACGGTGCCGACGTCATGCTGCCCGCGCTCACTGCGGCACTCGGTGAGCGGTTGCCCAACTGGCGGCTGCGGTTTCGTCTCGACCGCAACGTGACACTCGCCGACGCCATCGAACACGGTCTTGTCGACCTTGCCGTGATGCTCGATGGCTCCGGAATGGATCCCGCTCACGCCTCCGGAACGCTCGCGCTGAAGTGGGTTTCGGGCCGTAACTTCGCTACTCAGCCGAATGAGCCGTTGCCGGTCGTGATGTTCTCCGAACCGTGCACGTTGCGTGAACCCACATTCGCCACGCTCGACCGGTGCGGGACCGACTACCGCATCGCCGCCGAATCGGCGAACCTGTCCGGCCTGTTCGCAGCGGTGCGTTCCGGCTTGGGCGTGGCACTGCTGCCGATGATCGGCCGCCTGCCCGACGGGTTGTGTCTGGCCGAGGGGCTGCCCCCGGCCAGCCGCGCGTCGGTGTTCGTGCGCGGCCGGGCCGGGGTGGACACCGACGTCCTGGACACCGTCGAGCGCACTGTTCACGACGTTCTCGCCGAACAAGCCTGA